One segment of Candidatus Manganitrophus noduliformans DNA contains the following:
- a CDS encoding site-2 protease family protein produces MNQTIQQIAIMVLPLLFAVTLHEAAHAWVADKKGDSTARMLGRITLNPWVHTDLFGTIIIPLLMFMTTGFIFGYAKPVPVNPLNLRRPKHDMAWVAAAGPGMNLLLAVISGVLYRAILLIYPQLSAFGGVGNFGSSDGLLSAFFVPLLLMLRFSVTINILLMVFNLIPIPPLDGGRVLVGILPERQSRLIGQIEPYGMLLLIVLVFIDPFGIMQRFFWPIVSVFTGYIFGEWVI; encoded by the coding sequence TTGAATCAAACGATTCAGCAAATTGCGATTATGGTCTTGCCGCTTCTCTTCGCGGTGACGCTGCATGAGGCTGCGCATGCCTGGGTGGCCGATAAGAAAGGGGATTCGACCGCCCGGATGCTGGGGCGGATCACCCTGAATCCCTGGGTTCATACCGACCTGTTCGGAACCATTATCATTCCGCTTCTTATGTTTATGACCACCGGGTTCATCTTCGGCTATGCCAAACCGGTTCCGGTCAATCCCCTCAATCTCCGCCGTCCGAAGCACGACATGGCCTGGGTGGCGGCGGCCGGTCCGGGAATGAACCTGCTGCTGGCCGTTATCAGCGGCGTGTTGTACCGGGCCATCCTCCTGATCTATCCCCAACTTTCCGCCTTCGGCGGGGTTGGAAACTTCGGGAGTTCCGACGGGCTTCTCTCGGCGTTTTTTGTTCCCCTCCTTCTGATGCTTCGGTTTTCGGTCACGATCAATATCCTTCTGATGGTCTTCAATCTGATTCCAATCCCTCCTCTGGACGGCGGGCGTGTTTTGGTCGGTATCTTGCCGGAGCGCCAGTCGCGGCTGATCGGTCAAATCGAGCCGTATGGGATGTTGCTTTTGATCGTCCTCGTCTTCATCGATCCGTTCGGCATCATGCAGCGATTTTTCTGGCCGATTGTTTCGGTCTTCACCGGATATATTTTCGGAGAGTGGGTGATATAG
- a CDS encoding PRC-barrel domain-containing protein, with protein MISGRELIGMPIFSLDRGEEIGEVENLIFDPDQRKVVGFVLEEGGLFRSPEVIPFESIESIGPDAIVLKRSASLEAPSDEIDPKQIKKEGFNLTGRRVISNRGHEIGTVYDLEISESTGGVTGIEVRRGLFQDTAEGKKRIDFEYIEQIGKDAIIVSEAALEALAAQRGGLTKTYENMKESGASTYRSVKESSVESLERVRGRSGTFGATAREKKESWGKNAQERMEEMRERSRSGLDRGKSEASRFWENLRTGFDRFRRKAEDYFNWLHNRFLQRRIDQAIGRRVSRTILDPSDDVILNQGEMITYIAIRRAKEAGVLEILLDSVVKENIFALRRKETQSAAEEIFAKRPPPPAQTDERLQKSA; from the coding sequence ATGATCTCAGGGAGAGAGTTAATCGGAATGCCGATTTTTTCCTTGGATCGCGGAGAAGAAATCGGGGAGGTCGAAAATCTGATCTTCGATCCGGATCAGAGAAAAGTAGTCGGGTTTGTTCTGGAAGAGGGGGGTCTTTTTCGATCCCCCGAGGTGATCCCCTTTGAAAGCATTGAGAGCATCGGCCCGGATGCGATTGTGTTAAAACGAAGCGCGTCCTTAGAAGCGCCCTCCGATGAGATCGATCCGAAACAGATCAAAAAAGAGGGTTTTAACTTGACGGGACGAAGGGTGATTTCCAACCGCGGACACGAGATCGGAACGGTGTACGATTTGGAGATCAGTGAATCGACCGGCGGCGTAACCGGAATTGAAGTAAGACGCGGCCTCTTCCAAGATACGGCCGAAGGGAAGAAACGGATCGATTTCGAATATATTGAGCAGATCGGAAAAGACGCCATCATCGTATCCGAGGCGGCCCTGGAGGCCCTTGCCGCCCAGAGAGGGGGACTCACGAAGACCTACGAGAACATGAAAGAGTCTGGGGCCTCCACTTATCGGAGCGTAAAAGAGTCGAGCGTCGAATCATTGGAAAGAGTCCGGGGCAGATCGGGAACCTTCGGCGCCACCGCACGAGAGAAGAAGGAATCGTGGGGAAAAAACGCTCAGGAGCGGATGGAAGAGATGCGGGAGCGGAGTCGATCCGGCCTCGACCGAGGGAAAAGCGAAGCATCGCGCTTTTGGGAGAACTTACGGACCGGTTTCGACCGCTTTCGGAGAAAGGCAGAGGACTATTTTAATTGGCTCCATAACCGGTTCCTGCAACGCCGCATCGATCAGGCGATCGGACGCCGGGTCAGCCGAACCATTTTAGATCCCTCTGACGATGTGATCCTCAACCAGGGAGAGATGATCACATACATCGCAATTCGACGGGCGAAGGAAGCAGGCGTTTTGGAAATTCTGCTCGATTCGGTCGTGAAAGAAAACATTTTCGCGCTCCGCCGTAAAGAGACCCAATCGGCCGCCGAGGAGATCTTCGCGAAGCGGCCTCCGCCGCCTGCGCAGACGGATGAACGGCTCCAGAAGAGCGCTTAA
- a CDS encoding Maf family protein has product MSPPSGARREIILASTSPRRREILSLLGLPFRIVPPDFEEILSEGRSIAEEVTAFAEGKARSVVKEFPEGVIIGSDTLIECEGEKVGKPRDPEDAKRILRRLSGRSHRIWTAVSLIDPHQPPTETSVETIRVLMKPIAEDEIDRYVATGEPLDKAGAYSLQGEGRRFIERLEGDYLAAVGLTLKPIVSFLRRHAIAVPLDLERLYRERDFLNWNTF; this is encoded by the coding sequence ATGAGCCCTCCTTCCGGCGCCCGGCGAGAGATCATCCTCGCCTCAACTTCTCCCCGCCGCAGAGAGATCCTCTCCCTTCTCGGCCTCCCCTTTCGAATCGTCCCTCCCGATTTCGAGGAGATCCTCAGCGAAGGGCGGTCTATTGCCGAAGAGGTGACTGCGTTTGCCGAAGGGAAGGCCCGTTCGGTCGTCAAAGAATTTCCGGAAGGGGTCATTATCGGGAGCGACACCCTGATTGAGTGTGAAGGGGAAAAGGTCGGAAAGCCGCGCGACCCGGAGGATGCCAAGCGGATTTTGCGCCGGTTAAGCGGCCGCTCTCATCGAATTTGGACGGCGGTCTCCTTGATCGATCCGCATCAGCCCCCTACTGAAACGAGCGTAGAGACCATCCGGGTCTTGATGAAGCCTATCGCTGAGGATGAGATCGACCGTTATGTCGCGACCGGTGAGCCGCTCGATAAGGCCGGGGCCTATTCTCTTCAGGGGGAAGGACGGCGCTTTATCGAACGGCTGGAGGGGGACTATTTGGCGGCCGTCGGACTTACCCTCAAACCGATCGTTTCCTTTCTCCGAAGGCATGCGATTGCCGTCCCGCTCGACCTGGAACGGCTCTATCGTGAAAGGGATTTCCTCAACTGGAATACGTTTTAG